A section of the Humulus lupulus chromosome 2, drHumLupu1.1, whole genome shotgun sequence genome encodes:
- the LOC133815485 gene encoding uncharacterized mitochondrial protein AtMg00310-like has protein sequence MGIAEAEDRSFFLGLPNTMGCNKQVILGYIKERIQKRVLRWEGWLLSKAGKEILLKTVVQALPNYAMSVFLLPLDMCKDMERMMSKYWWKLSSTQSSGISWMGWHRMCKHKSRSGMGFRNLRDFNIALLGKQGWRLLDGEESLVSRIFKAHYYPKGFFLDAELGSNPSFIWQSVWEDQISVKAEARRSIGTMAEVNIMQDHWLPDEENPYMIL, from the coding sequence ATGGGTATTGCTGAAGCAGAAGATAGAAGTTTCTTCCTTGGCTTGCCAAATACAATGGGGTGTAACAAACAAGTTATTCTGGGTTATATTAAGGAGCGAATTCAAAAAAGAGTTCTTAGGTGGGAAGGGTGGCTTCTGTCTAAAGCAGGGAAGGAAATTTTACTAAAGACAGTGGTGCAGGCTCTACCAAATTATGCAATGAGTGTTTTCTTACTGCCTTTAGACATGTGTAAAGATATGGAGAGAATGATGAGTAAGTATTGGTGGAAGTTGTCATCTACTCAAAGTAGTGGGATAAGCTGGATGGGTTGGCATAGAATGTGCAAGCACAAGTCAAGAAGCGGTATGGGATTTCGAAATCTTAGGGATTTTAACATAGCTTTGCTTGGCAAACAAGGTTGGCGACTTCTAGATGGAGAAGAGTCTTTAGTTTCAAGGATCTTTAAAGCTCATTACTATCCTAAGGGATTTTTTCTAGATGCTGAATTGGGCTCTAATCCTAGTTTCATTTGGCAAAGTGTTTGGGAAGATCAAATCTCAGTGAAGGCAGAAGCTAGAAGAAGTATAGGGACCATGGCAGAAGTGAATATTATGCAGGATCATTGGCTTCCTGATGAGGAGAATCCTTATATGATCTTGTAA